A single genomic interval of Helianthus annuus cultivar XRQ/B chromosome 6, HanXRQr2.0-SUNRISE, whole genome shotgun sequence harbors:
- the LOC110884241 gene encoding glycine-rich protein DOT1, which translates to MGKLGALVLASFLLVATLVKVSESRVARKDLGLDLGGIGIGAGIGIGLGGGGSGSGAGAGSGSSGSSSSSSSSSSSSSSSSGGGGGGAGSEAGSSAGSYAGSGSGGRGRGRGGGGGGGGGGGGGGGGGGRGGGSGEGHGEGSGYGSGHGGGGDRK; encoded by the coding sequence ATGGGGAAACTGGGGGCATTGGTCTTAGCTAGTTTTCTACTAGTTGCAACTTTAGTCAAGGTGTCCGAGAGTAGAGTGGCAAGAAAGGACTTGGGTTTGGATTTGGGTGGGATTGGAATAGGTGCCGGAATTGGAATTGGACTCGGAGGAGGTGGTTCAGGGTCTGGAGCAGGTGCAGGTTCAGGTTCATCAGGGTCTAGCTCGTCCTCTAGCTCCTCAAGCTCGAGTTCTAGCTCAAGTTcgggtggaggaggaggaggggcAGGGTCAGAAGCTGGCTCGTCGGCTGGTTCTTATGCTGGATCTGGTTCAGGAGGTAGGGGAAGAGGaagaggtggcggtggtggtggaggaggtggtggtggtggaggaggaggtggtggtggacgCGGAGGAGGGTCGGGCGAGGGTCATGGAGAGGGAAGTGGATATGGGTCTGGACATGGAGGTGGTGGAGATCGCAAATAA